The sequence CCTTGCTGAACCTGCAGGAATTGAGAGATTGGCAAAATGACACACCCACGTATCTCAACTTGTTTGAAAACAACACAGCAGAATGTTTCAAAACAATGGGTTGACACACGACGCACAGGTGAGTGATTAGGTAACCTTAAGCTAGTAGGCCATGAGATTATTTGTGTGACGATACATGTATGCCGCAAGGGCAAGGCGTCAGACAGTGCGCAGGTTTATCATGGTACAGTGTGTGACTCGTGACAAAATGAATGGTCGAAACACTAAGTGTACAATATATGTATGTCGTCACAGTCCATCAACACATGAACACAGAGACCATCTCTGgcaagaatagatatttgaaggaTAAGCGAAGACATTAACAGACAACCGTTTTAACTGTTACATTTATCTCTGCCTCCCATCCCTAACCTCGATCAATGCCACGTGCTAGCCACTGGGTTTTTTTTCCGGATCACTTCTTTCTAGTCTCCCTCTGCCCGTTTTTAATATTATGTCCTGTAGCAACCCAATGTTTGTCAAACAAACTTTCATGAAAATGTAGCCATTACATAACCTTTGACATTATGAGAAAATAAATGTGTGCCATACTAGAAAACTAAACTAGCTGTAAATTTCAGATCACTATCGTGCCTGTTTTACTACGAAAAGTTAGGTactaaaaaaaaggtaaatatgtagagtagcggtatatgcgaaaaaaaaatgctaaaaatccgagcacttttattctgtgctctttcacttcctcttttcaaatcaaccggcggagataagaaattccaaatactttaggagatatcgaattttttaattttgaacatttagagtagcggtatttgcgaaaaaaaactctacatatttaccaaaaaaaaaaaaattaattttttctcagCCGCGTAATTCATAAAGAAACcataataaaaattcattctaGGTTAGGGTTCATTAGCAATTTCAGTTACATACGGGAATGGCAACAGACCcttcaagaaattttattttgtacctcaaaaaatgtattcaatacGTCATTGTGAATACGTACCAAATTTTTTAGTCGCTGGGCTTGAGCCTTATGAAAATCTAACTTAGACAAAGACGTCGGACGGTGTTTATCAACCCACAAACTCATTTTTATTGCTGATTATACTTTTGTCACCAAATTATTGTGATTTTATTTAACGAGGTAAAAATAAACTCTATAAATAAACGATTTAGCTACCCAAATGTCAGGACGAATTATTTACTGTTTAACTCGTTTGCGAgggaaaacaataaaaacaaatgcaaTTTCCCCCATGATTTCGTAAAGTccgacaaaacaaaataaataaaattaacaaaaaaaaatagatgaactcttaaatttacaaaaaattggaTTACAGTGATTAATAAATATGAgtaatcaagtaactaaaataaCGTTTCTGATTTTGATAAGTTTATCATTTCCTTTCAGAAACGttattttagttacttgattagGCATATTTATTAATCACTGTAAtccaattttttgtaaatttaagagTTTatctattttcttttattttatttattttgataagttTATCATTTCGTTTGAAGTTAACACGATAAATATTTTAGACTACTATGTTGTGTGTTGTATACCTTGTTGGCTACAGTGCAGAGTGCACGCGGGAATACTACCATGACCATGACAGACTTTTCAAAACGGGGAGTTGACCTTCGTGCTCCGTAGCGtagttagaggtgggttgttacagcaattttcggtatctgtcccaacctgatactgatacagcattgtaccatgttacaagtatctgatacttctgtatcatacggtcccaggaggcaacaaagctccgcgtacgcagaccgtgcgaccggaaggagaatctgatacattatttatcacgcctggtaattctctaactctgatactctcatgcccgcctgatacaaccagtatcaatcagttcaacattcactgcagttcgtcgttcgtcctggccgtgtatgaTTGTATGCTCGTTGCCGTgtatgttgcgggctgtcatgctttgtagttagtatttttatagtgaaataaggaatggataagtgcaccaaaaagacttcatttgtgtggaattttttcacggaaaataatgagtttgctaattgtaatttgtgtaaacaaaaactgagttataaatcatcgactaatctgaagaaacgtttgaaacgtaaacattgatatagtatgctcactaatgtacctatctgtttttttattttttatttttgataaaatcgtgaatttttaatgtataaaaacactagttactaggGTGATTGTACCAATTAATGAACATTTAAGGCAAATCCTGatataaaaattctttattagtatgaaattatttttctgaatGTTATGGTAGGTTTTTTTGGATTATTAAACATCTgcactgaagtaaaaaaaatatgaactacTTCAACAAtgaacataatataaaaataactaatttatacAAATAGTGCAAAAACACCAGTGACTGAACACTTCATTCCAAATACTGAACACACACTTCCCAATGAATGAACAAGTACTGAGCAATGCAAGATAGGCCACTAATAGGCCTATGAAGTAAAGAAATACGAAGTCAAATCATTAGCAGACCTTAGGCCTACATGCTTAAAAAGTTAAGTAGGCTACATGAAACACAAAGTTACGGAATTTAGATACATGTTTTGATGCTGCAAGGTAACATTGATTTGTATTCTAcgtgcatcaattttctttgatttcaatatcatttctaaaaatatattttatcctgTCTCCTGCACTTTCAATAAGTGGTTGTGGCAAAATTGCAACAATATCACTAAAACTTATGTGTGAAACATCACTATCAACAACACGAAATGTTCTATTGTTTTCTGTCGACTTCAATCCTACAACTTTAATTTCTTCCCCTTGCACCTCCTGTGTCACACATACATACTTGTAGTACTGTCCTACATTCTTCTTTGCTCCTGACTTaaacttaactaaaatatatgtgcCAGGGATAACATCTTTTCTCTCATAGTCTTTCTGAAATTCTGCTTGTGTCTCAGGAGGCCTACTAGTAACAGTAGTTGTTTCACCAACTTTGTCTTTAGTCTTTCTTCGTTTAATAGCCGGTCTATTATTCACTGTTGCGTGTAGTCTTTTCTTTCGATTTTCTTTTTTCTCTTGCTGGATTTTCTGTTTTGCCTTCTTTTCGTCTTCCTTCTTAACCTGCAATTCACGCCATTTGTTTGAAGATAttgcatatatttgtttttctttctgtACTCTTTTTATTGCTTTTTTCTCATTAACTCGTGGCCAGTGCAAGTGCTGCTCCCACAAATCTATTTCTTGGTCACTTGTTTTCTCAATCTCCTTTTCAGTTGCATTATCTTCATTACAGTGCTGGTTTCCATTTTCTTTTGGATCTTTACAATCAGTTCGCAACTTATTTTCCACTTCTTCAAGTATCATGCTCATGACATCTTCCACAATGTCTCTTACACAGATTTCTTCAGTACTTTTACTTTTGTTTGTGTATCCTTCATCATTACACAGCATTCCagtttcttcttcttcctctacTTCAATAACATTCAAATTTTTTCTGGTTCCACTTGGGATGTTCATACTAATTTCTTTTCTGAAACCATCATTACATGACAGTACAGTTGCTTCTTCCTCTACCTCAGCAATGTACAAATTTTCTCTGGTTCCATATGTGATGTTTGTGTCATCCATACCATGAAAAACAATACCATCAATTTCAATTGGAAGGGAACCAATATCTAACAAGTCAGTCTCGGTTGTTAAAGTAATGTCGTCAATACCAGGAATGTCTGTGGCATTCAACAATTCACATTCGTCTTGATTGTTGGCATTCTGAGTAGCTTGTCTGTCATGGCCAACTTGACTTTTCTCATTGACTTGCTCTCTGCAGGCTTTCCAGACTTTGAATAGACTACTATTTGAAACTGGCAAAGAAGTATTTTCTTCTGTCTGCAAAAATTGTTCTGTTTTGTTTGGTCCGATCAAGTATTCAATAACTTTCACAGCTATTTTGAAGTCATTCTTTGTTGGTACGGTCTGCTCTTCTTGGCATCTTTCTTTTTTCAGCTCCTGTCGCCTGTGAGAGATACATTTTGTGTAGTCAACATTTTCAGGATTACAGGGGAACAAACCACAAGCTCTGAAACCACTAATTATTACATCTGGTTTAATCGCAGCATCGAAAGCTTCTTTAAATATATGAGCAAAATTTGCTTTTGTAATATTTCCGCAGGACTGTTTGTGAGAGTGATACACTTTTCTCCACATTACTTTTAAAGCCCGGAACACTGTCACATCACATGGTTGCAGTATGTGAGTTGCATTGGGAGGCAGGCAGTAGAGGATAATTTTCTTTTCAGCACATAATTCCGACACTTCCAAACTCAAATGAGATTTGTGACCATCTAAGAACAATATCACTGGAAACACTACTCCATTGCGTGATAACCATGGCCAGAAAATGTTTGCTATGTACTCATAAAATGTACTCGAAACCATCCACCCAGAGTCCGATCTCCCAAAACCCCACTCTTCAGGAATAGTATGAGCAATGTTTTTTGGCAGCCGCTTGTATGGGTAAATTATCATGGGTGGAATAATACTCCCGTTTGCAGAAAAGCTGCACAACACTGTAATGGATTCTTTCTCTTGCCCACCTGCTATTTCGTAGAAATTCtttaagtctgtaggtcctaAAACTTTACCAGTCTTAGGGCAAAGCTGCATTCCAGTTTCATCACAGTTTATGATTCTTGCACCATCTTGTAAAACATCTTCACACCCCTCCTCTTGCAAATGAGTCCTGAGATCATAAAACCAGTTGCTAATTTGTTCTTGCGTCACAGAAGCACGACCCTTGGAAATTATTTCAGCATTTCTTTTCCCAATAGTAGGGTGTCTTTTAAGGAACAAATCCAACCACTTCCTTCCCGGCCTATTGTCTTTGAACAGAGTCTTCCGTCCACCACTATTTAAAACTGTCTGTACAGCATCTTGAACTACATCCGGGTGCATTGGAAATCCCAATTTTGCCTTGCTTAGTATCCACATTTCTAACTTCTGTTCTTCTTTTGTTGTCAGCACAGTATCTGGTCCCATTTTTCGTTGAATAGGAACTTTGCCCATAATTTTATTATGAAGTGTTCCCTTAGGAACACCATATTTTTTAGCAGCACTATTCAAACTAAGGTTTCCTGCCTTAATATCTTCTAAAGCTGAAGTGAGGTCTTCTTCGCTATACTTAAAACGTTCATATTTCTTTCCCTGGCTCGCTGTCATTTCCGAATTATCATCCATCTGGAAAGAAATGAGCAATATCTtactttatatataaattttggcaATCTTAAGTACAGTAACAACATAAAAACACATTCTGAAGTGGTCTTGGTTAAATAAATGATAAGTGTTCATTTACAAAAGCAGCTTTTCTAGTGAATGAACACCACCTAGTTTTGCTGTTCATTTACTGAATACATGCTCTCCAAGTTTGAGGTTAGACCTAATGTCTACTTAGACTTGTAGGCACAGCCATACAGGAAGCaaagcaaggaaaaaaaatattttcactgctaCCCAGTAAATGAACACTTTTTCATTGACTAGATTTTCAATGTTTTGGCAACCAGTAACTGAA comes from Bacillus rossius redtenbacheri isolate Brsri chromosome 4 unlocalized genomic scaffold, Brsri_v3 Brsri_v3_scf4_2, whole genome shotgun sequence and encodes:
- the LOC134542216 gene encoding uncharacterized protein LOC134542216, with product MDDNSEMTASQGKKYERFKYSEEDLTSALEDIKAGNLSLNSAAKKYGVPKGTLHNKIMGKVPIQRKMGPDTVLTTKEEQKLEMWILSKAKLGFPMHPDVVQDAVQTVLNSGGRKTLFKDNRPGRKWLDLFLKRHPTIGKRNAEIISKGRASVTQEQISNWFYDLRTHLQEEGCEDVLQDGARIINCDETGMQLCPKTGKVLGPTDLKNFYEIAGGQEKESITVLCSFSANGSIIPPMIIYPYKRLPKNIAHTIPEEWGFGRSDSGWMVSSTFYEYIANIFWPWLSRNGVVFPVILFLDGHKSHLSLEVSELCAEKKIILYCLPPNATHILQPCDVTVFRALKVMWRKVYHSHKQSCGNITKANFAHIFKEAFDAAIKPDVIISGFRACGLFPCNPENVDYTKCISHRRQELKKERCQEEQTVPTKNDFKIAVKVIEYLIGPNKTEQFLQTEENTSLPVSNSSLFKVWKACREQVNEKSQVGHDRQATQNANNQDECELLNATDIPGIDDITLTTETDLLDIGSLPIEIDGIVFHGMDDTNITYGTRENLYIAEVEEEATVLSCNDGFRKEISMNIPSGTRKNLNVIEVEEEEETGMLCNDEGYTNKSKSTEEICVRDIVEDVMSMILEEVENKLRTDCKDPKENGNQHCNEDNATEKEIEKTSDQEIDLWEQHLHWPRVNEKKAIKRVQKEKQIYAISSNKWRELQVKKEDEKKAKQKIQQEKKENRKKRLHATVNNRPAIKRRKTKDKVGETTTVTSRPPETQAEFQKDYERKDVIPGTYILVKFKSGAKKNVGQYYKYVCVTQEVQGEEIKVVGLKSTENNRTFRVVDSDVSHISFSDIVAILPQPLIESAGDRIKYIFRNDIEIKEN